A DNA window from Mycolicibacter hiberniae contains the following coding sequences:
- a CDS encoding GAF domain-containing sensor histidine kinase, protein MALLRELIQAASSGPGVEPLAAAAARMITAATGTDVCFVHVLDDTERSLTLTGATPPFDTEVGKIRLALGSGVSGWVARHREPVVISHDKEADPRYLPIESLRGRDFTSMVSVPMETDPGGLVGVLNVHTVRRREFTAGDVELLRVIGRLIAGAMHQARLHRQLVARERAHELFVEQVIQAQEIERRRLAGDIHDGISQRLVTLSYRLDAAARAVGSDPDEASVQLEAARELAGLTLQETRVAISGLRPPVLDDLGLTGGLASLAQSIPQLTIELELAETRLPEHIELALYRIAQEGLQNVVKHAAATTVRLSFTITADPDTARLEIVDDGVGFDTFEHPVGGDEMGGYGVLSMAERAELVGGRLNIRSRPGAGTAVTATIPIPAPTARESAG, encoded by the coding sequence CTGGCGCTGCTGCGGGAACTCATCCAGGCGGCCTCCAGCGGACCCGGCGTGGAACCGCTCGCCGCGGCCGCGGCCCGGATGATCACCGCAGCCACCGGCACCGACGTCTGCTTCGTGCATGTGCTCGATGACACCGAGCGCTCGCTGACCCTCACCGGCGCGACCCCGCCGTTCGACACCGAGGTCGGCAAGATTCGGCTGGCGCTGGGTTCGGGGGTCTCGGGTTGGGTAGCCCGCCACCGCGAGCCGGTGGTGATCAGCCACGACAAAGAGGCCGACCCGCGGTACCTGCCGATCGAATCGCTGCGTGGGCGCGACTTCACCTCAATGGTGTCGGTGCCCATGGAGACCGATCCGGGCGGGCTGGTCGGGGTGCTCAATGTGCACACCGTGCGGCGCCGCGAGTTCACCGCCGGCGACGTCGAGCTCCTGCGGGTGATCGGCCGGCTGATCGCCGGTGCCATGCACCAGGCCCGGCTGCACCGGCAGCTGGTGGCGCGCGAACGGGCCCACGAGCTCTTCGTCGAACAGGTCATCCAGGCCCAGGAGATCGAACGGCGCCGGCTGGCCGGTGACATCCACGACGGGATCTCGCAGCGGCTGGTGACGCTGTCCTATCGGCTGGACGCCGCCGCGCGTGCGGTCGGCAGCGACCCGGACGAGGCGTCGGTGCAGCTGGAGGCCGCGCGTGAACTCGCCGGACTGACGCTGCAGGAGACCCGCGTGGCGATCAGCGGGCTGCGGCCGCCGGTCCTCGACGACCTGGGCCTGACGGGCGGCCTGGCCAGCCTGGCCCAGTCCATCCCGCAACTGACGATAGAGCTGGAACTGGCCGAGACCCGGCTGCCCGAGCACATCGAGCTGGCGCTGTACCGCATCGCTCAGGAGGGCCTGCAGAACGTCGTCAAACACGCGGCCGCGACGACGGTCCGGCTGAGTTTCACGATCACCGCCGACCCCGACACCGCGCGACTGGAGATCGTCGACGACGGGGTCGGTTTCGACACCTTCGAGCACCCGGTGGGCGGCGACGAGATGGGCGGCTACGGGGTGCTGTCGATGGCTGAGCGCGCCGAGTTGGTCGGTGGGCGGCTCAACATCCGGTCGCGTCCCGGAGCGGGCACCGCCGTGACCGCCACCATCCCGATCCCCGCGCCGACAGCGCGAGAATCCGCCGGTTAG
- a CDS encoding HNH endonuclease signature motif containing protein, whose translation MSSAASTAPPGVAALSPDQRLDVLFGELSELTGQRNAIDGRIVDIIAEIDRDELWATTGARSVAALVAWKTGVSPGNAHTIATVAQRAESFPHCTQGMREGRLSLDQVGVITSRAADGSDEHYAQLAAVATVNQLRTAVKLEPRPEPEPRPEPVRSITKVTDERGTCWRIKLDHLDAAKFDAALQSHLDALITQYKRDHDDSGRPTDQTPPLPTTADAFLRLVETGWDAEATRRPHAQHTTVVAHLDVQDRTAALHLGPLLSDDERQYLTCDATCEVWFERDGEVIGSGRSTRTISRRLRRALEHRDRSCVVPGCGATRGLHAHHIRHWEDGGETELANLVLVCPYHHRLHHRGIITITGPADHLVVTDAAGRPLSPASLARPPKRPPPVVAPCPGPTGERAQWWWYQPFQPQPPPEFN comes from the coding sequence ATGTCCTCGGCCGCATCGACTGCTCCGCCGGGCGTCGCTGCGCTGTCCCCCGATCAGCGTCTTGACGTGCTGTTCGGCGAGTTGTCGGAGCTGACCGGCCAGCGCAACGCCATCGACGGGCGCATCGTCGACATCATCGCCGAGATCGACCGCGACGAACTGTGGGCAACCACCGGCGCACGCTCGGTGGCGGCATTGGTGGCCTGGAAAACCGGTGTGTCCCCGGGCAACGCGCACACGATCGCGACCGTGGCACAGCGCGCAGAGTCGTTCCCCCACTGCACCCAAGGCATGCGCGAAGGCCGCCTGTCGTTGGATCAGGTCGGCGTCATCACCAGCCGGGCCGCCGACGGATCCGATGAGCACTACGCGCAACTGGCCGCCGTCGCCACGGTCAACCAGCTGCGCACCGCGGTCAAACTCGAACCACGCCCCGAACCCGAACCCCGGCCCGAACCGGTGCGCTCGATCACCAAAGTCACCGACGAGCGGGGCACCTGCTGGCGCATCAAACTCGACCACCTCGACGCAGCCAAGTTCGACGCAGCACTGCAGTCTCACCTCGATGCGCTGATAACGCAGTACAAGCGCGACCACGACGATTCCGGCCGCCCAACAGACCAGACACCGCCGTTGCCCACCACCGCTGATGCCTTCCTGCGTCTGGTCGAAACCGGATGGGATGCCGAGGCCACCCGCCGGCCCCACGCCCAGCACACCACCGTGGTAGCCCACCTCGACGTCCAAGACCGGACCGCGGCACTGCACCTGGGCCCACTGCTCTCCGACGACGAACGCCAATACCTGACCTGCGACGCCACCTGCGAAGTGTGGTTCGAACGCGACGGCGAGGTGATCGGGTCGGGACGGTCGACCCGCACCATCAGCCGCCGGTTGCGCCGCGCACTGGAGCACCGTGACCGCTCCTGCGTGGTTCCCGGCTGCGGAGCCACCCGCGGCCTGCACGCGCACCACATCCGGCACTGGGAAGACGGCGGCGAAACCGAACTCGCCAACCTGGTGCTGGTCTGCCCCTACCATCACCGGCTGCACCACCGCGGCATCATCACCATCACCGGCCCCGCCGACCATCTCGTCGTCACCGACGCGGCCGGCCGACCGCTCAGCCCGGCATCACTGGCCCGCCCACCCAAGCGACCCCCGCCCGTAGTCGCACCCTGCCCCGGCCCCACCGGCGAACGCGCCCAATGGTGGTGGTACCAACCCTTCCAACCCCAACCACCACCGGAATTCAACTAA
- a CDS encoding CoA-acylating methylmalonate-semialdehyde dehydrogenase, with translation MSTQIPHFIDGRRSAGTSQRTTDVFDPNTGAVQATLPLANAADVDAAVASAAAAQRDWAAYNPQRRARVMMRFIDLVNTHVDELAELLSREHGKTLEDARGDIQRGIEVIEFCVGIPHLLKGEHTEGAGPGIDVFSLRQPLGVVAGITPFNFPAMIPLWQAGPALACGNAFILKPSERDPSVPVRLAELFVEAGLPPGVLQVVHGDKEAVDALLHHRDIAAIGFVGSSDIAQYIYSTATANGKRAQCFGGAKNHMIVMPDADLDQAVDALIGAGYGSAGERCMAISVAVPVGEQTAERLRSRLVERINNLRVGHSLDPKADYGPLVTRAALDRVNDYIAQGVAAGAELVVDGRTRGSDDLQFGDANLTDGFFAGPTLFDHVSTDMSIYTDEIFGPVLCIVRAGDYEEALALPSEHEYGNGVAIFTRDGDTARDFTSRVQVGMVGVNVPIPVPVAYHTFGGWKRSGFGDLNQHGTASITFYTKVKTVTQRWPSGIKDGAQFHIPTME, from the coding sequence ATGAGCACTCAGATACCGCACTTCATCGACGGCCGCCGCAGCGCCGGCACATCGCAGCGCACCACCGACGTCTTCGATCCCAACACCGGGGCCGTGCAGGCCACCTTGCCGCTGGCCAACGCCGCCGACGTCGACGCCGCAGTCGCCTCCGCCGCGGCGGCCCAGCGCGATTGGGCCGCCTACAACCCGCAACGCCGCGCCCGGGTGATGATGCGCTTCATCGACCTGGTCAACACCCATGTCGACGAACTGGCCGAGTTGCTCTCCCGCGAGCACGGCAAGACCCTCGAGGACGCCCGCGGCGACATCCAGCGCGGCATCGAGGTCATCGAGTTCTGTGTCGGCATCCCGCACCTGCTCAAGGGCGAACACACCGAGGGCGCCGGGCCGGGTATCGACGTGTTCTCGCTGCGCCAGCCGCTGGGCGTGGTCGCCGGCATCACCCCGTTCAACTTCCCCGCGATGATCCCGCTGTGGCAGGCCGGGCCGGCCCTGGCTTGTGGAAACGCCTTCATCCTCAAGCCGTCCGAGCGTGACCCGTCGGTGCCGGTGCGGCTGGCCGAGCTTTTCGTCGAGGCCGGGCTGCCGCCGGGGGTGCTGCAGGTGGTGCACGGCGACAAGGAGGCCGTCGACGCCCTGCTGCACCACCGCGACATCGCCGCGATCGGTTTCGTCGGCAGCTCCGACATCGCGCAGTACATCTACTCGACGGCGACCGCCAACGGCAAACGCGCGCAATGCTTCGGCGGGGCCAAGAACCACATGATCGTGATGCCCGACGCCGACCTCGACCAAGCCGTCGATGCCCTCATCGGCGCGGGCTACGGCAGCGCCGGTGAACGCTGCATGGCGATCTCCGTGGCGGTGCCGGTCGGCGAACAGACCGCCGAACGGCTGCGGTCCCGGCTGGTGGAGCGGATCAACAACCTGCGGGTCGGACACAGCCTGGACCCCAAGGCCGACTATGGTCCGCTGGTCACCCGCGCCGCCCTCGACCGGGTCAACGACTACATCGCCCAGGGCGTGGCGGCCGGCGCCGAGCTCGTGGTCGACGGCCGCACCCGCGGCAGCGACGACCTGCAGTTCGGTGACGCGAATCTGACGGACGGCTTCTTCGCCGGGCCGACGCTGTTCGACCACGTCAGCACCGACATGTCGATCTACACCGACGAGATCTTCGGTCCGGTGCTGTGCATCGTCAGGGCCGGGGACTACGAGGAGGCGCTGGCGTTGCCGTCGGAGCACGAGTACGGCAATGGGGTGGCGATCTTCACCCGCGACGGCGACACCGCCCGCGACTTCACCTCCCGGGTGCAGGTCGGCATGGTCGGGGTCAACGTGCCGATTCCCGTGCCGGTGGCCTACCACACCTTCGGCGGCTGGAAACGGTCCGGTTTCGGCGATCTCAACCAGCACGGGACGGCGTCCATCACCTTCTACACCAAGGTCAAGACCGTCACCCAGCGCTGGCCGTCGGGCATCAAAGACGGTGCCCAGTTCCACATCCCCACCATGGAATAG
- the mmsB gene encoding 3-hydroxyisobutyrate dehydrogenase → MAIVAFLGLGRMGGPMSANLVAAGHTVRGFDPVPAAIAAAEQHGVTIHAGAAEAVAGADAVVTMLPHGDAVKSCYAEILPAASPGALFIDSSTISVADAREVHALAGSHGFAQLDAPVSGGVTGAVAGRLAFMVGGEDAAVARATPVLEPMAAKIIHCGAAGAGQAAKICNNMVLAVQQVAVAEAFVLAEKLGLADQALFDVMTGATGNCWALHTNCPVPGPVPTSPANRNFEPGFATALMDKDLHLAMDAVTSTGANAPLGSHAAQIYRDFAVDHGAQDFSAVINVLRDN, encoded by the coding sequence ATGGCAATCGTCGCGTTTCTCGGCTTGGGCCGGATGGGTGGGCCGATGTCGGCAAACCTGGTCGCCGCCGGGCACACCGTGCGCGGCTTCGATCCGGTGCCGGCGGCCATTGCGGCAGCCGAGCAACACGGCGTGACCATTCACGCCGGTGCCGCCGAGGCGGTGGCCGGGGCGGACGCGGTGGTGACCATGCTTCCGCACGGCGACGCGGTGAAGAGCTGCTACGCCGAGATTCTGCCGGCGGCCTCGCCCGGCGCCCTGTTCATCGACAGCTCGACGATCTCGGTCGCCGACGCCCGCGAGGTGCACGCCCTGGCCGGCTCCCACGGGTTCGCCCAGCTCGATGCGCCGGTGTCCGGTGGAGTCACCGGTGCGGTCGCCGGCCGGCTGGCGTTCATGGTCGGCGGTGAGGATGCCGCGGTGGCCCGGGCAACCCCGGTACTGGAGCCGATGGCCGCCAAGATCATTCACTGCGGCGCTGCGGGTGCCGGGCAGGCCGCCAAGATCTGCAACAACATGGTGCTGGCCGTGCAGCAGGTGGCGGTCGCCGAGGCGTTCGTGCTGGCCGAAAAGCTCGGCCTGGCCGACCAAGCCCTCTTCGACGTGATGACCGGCGCCACCGGTAACTGCTGGGCGTTGCACACCAACTGCCCGGTCCCCGGGCCGGTGCCCACCTCGCCGGCCAACCGGAACTTCGAGCCGGGTTTCGCCACTGCGCTGATGGACAAGGATCTGCACCTGGCCATGGACGCCGTGACGTCGACCGGTGCGAACGCACCGCTGGGCAGCCACGCCGCACAGATCTACCGCGACTTCGCGGTCGATCACGGCGCGCAGGACTTCAGCGCCGTGATCAACGTGCTGCGCGACAACTGA
- a CDS encoding DUF4236 domain-containing protein — protein sequence MSFYLRKSIKAGPFRFNLSKSGIGVSAGIPGFRVGSGPRGNYVHIGRGGVYYRATLGARSQPHRPQPTEPPERVFAQAFRLSSGVVMEDVTGSTAFELEPTSSDDVVEQLNGASSRVAWGWWVTGAAFLLGLVTLPFGLIVWALAAPGCAWLVLNDRAHKTVVLFYDVHDEHLSWFDSVVTQWAWLTDSQRVWRVLESGAVITTYQFKTNSGAGSLLSRVTGSATTTGPKELATNIAVPSIRAGNAALYFLPDRALVREGKHFSDIGYAHLHVSAGQTRFIENAAPPGDAVQVDHTWQYVNVKGGPDRRYKDNRQLPVMRYSTLDITSSQGLQWQLQVSRDGSTAAVATALSARPGPQIRTASESEARRISQCNAGIFGPRGADPAPTATASDIPRALLTRTPTKHTVDGVTFTAIDIETTGLDPGADQIVEIGLVKFTADGTVLDEFATLVNSPGSSVGAREVHGIDDADLTGAPCLDEALPEAFAFMAGTALVAHNLDFEGGFLSAAAVQTRLSLPPVLGLCTLQTSRRQLEGRAFSLTAMYKTATGGWNEQRHTALGDARAVREVLLWLLRTSPHPLYLTQAPPDAIPVPMRQCAISCRPVGLSRASVAELLDAFPQSPVVRVGDRRAISQYQAVLTDAVKDGRLTYEEAAVLTDQARLTRLTGTQLRQLHRKSWEAAFPDHSSDWTALSATARKEMYLLADALGLTDLAEELRHVIEASAEPPPSAEARYLRGLRIAILGDHSEIIDLRREAESYGARLAVNITKTVRWLATSTPEANDSRHTTARTLGIPIISLAEARTRLTEAVREAELKAFERQRQIDEQLAQSRQREAEADLYWRPTWRSWELDYDPPRQPWSD from the coding sequence GTGAGCTTCTATCTGCGCAAAAGCATCAAAGCGGGTCCGTTCCGGTTCAATCTGAGCAAATCAGGCATTGGCGTCAGTGCCGGTATTCCGGGGTTCCGTGTAGGCAGTGGCCCGCGGGGAAACTACGTGCACATTGGCCGTGGCGGCGTGTACTACCGGGCAACGCTCGGCGCCAGATCGCAGCCACATCGTCCGCAACCCACCGAACCGCCGGAGCGGGTTTTCGCTCAGGCCTTTCGGCTCAGCAGCGGCGTGGTCATGGAGGACGTCACTGGCAGCACAGCATTCGAGTTGGAGCCGACCAGTAGTGACGACGTGGTTGAGCAGCTCAATGGTGCGTCGAGCCGGGTGGCATGGGGTTGGTGGGTGACCGGCGCGGCGTTCTTGCTCGGCTTGGTGACGCTGCCGTTCGGGCTGATCGTATGGGCATTGGCGGCTCCCGGGTGCGCCTGGCTGGTGCTCAACGACCGTGCGCACAAGACGGTGGTGCTGTTCTACGACGTACACGATGAGCACTTATCTTGGTTCGACTCCGTGGTGACGCAATGGGCCTGGCTGACCGACTCGCAGCGGGTCTGGCGGGTGCTGGAATCGGGGGCGGTGATCACCACCTATCAGTTCAAGACGAATTCCGGTGCCGGAAGTCTGCTGTCGCGAGTGACGGGGTCGGCGACGACGACGGGTCCCAAGGAACTGGCCACCAACATCGCCGTCCCATCGATTCGTGCCGGCAATGCTGCCCTGTACTTCCTGCCCGACCGCGCCCTGGTACGCGAGGGCAAGCACTTCAGCGACATCGGCTACGCGCACTTGCACGTTTCTGCCGGCCAGACCCGGTTTATTGAGAACGCCGCGCCGCCCGGCGATGCCGTCCAGGTGGACCACACGTGGCAGTACGTGAACGTCAAGGGCGGACCGGATCGGCGCTACAAGGACAACCGCCAGCTACCGGTGATGCGCTACAGCACCCTCGACATAACCTCTTCGCAGGGACTGCAATGGCAACTCCAGGTTTCCCGCGATGGTTCTACCGCCGCGGTGGCGACGGCACTGTCGGCGCGTCCCGGTCCGCAAATCCGTACCGCCAGCGAGTCGGAGGCTCGGCGAATCTCGCAGTGCAATGCCGGCATCTTCGGCCCCCGCGGTGCAGACCCCGCACCCACCGCAACGGCATCGGACATTCCCCGCGCTCTGCTCACCCGCACGCCTACCAAGCACACCGTCGACGGGGTCACGTTCACTGCGATCGATATCGAGACCACCGGTTTGGACCCCGGCGCCGACCAGATCGTGGAGATCGGCTTGGTCAAGTTCACCGCGGACGGCACTGTTCTCGACGAGTTCGCCACGTTGGTCAACAGTCCTGGTTCAAGCGTCGGTGCCCGGGAGGTCCACGGCATTGACGACGCCGATCTGACCGGGGCGCCGTGCCTGGACGAAGCGCTGCCGGAGGCTTTCGCGTTCATGGCAGGTACTGCCCTGGTCGCCCACAATCTGGACTTCGAGGGCGGATTCCTTTCTGCCGCTGCAGTTCAGACCCGTCTGTCTCTGCCGCCGGTGCTCGGCCTGTGCACATTGCAGACATCTCGGCGGCAACTCGAAGGGCGGGCCTTCAGCCTGACTGCGATGTACAAGACAGCCACCGGAGGCTGGAACGAGCAGCGTCATACCGCGCTCGGTGATGCGCGCGCCGTCCGTGAGGTGCTGCTGTGGTTGCTGCGTACGTCACCTCACCCTCTGTATTTGACGCAGGCCCCGCCCGACGCCATACCGGTCCCCATGCGTCAGTGCGCCATCAGCTGTCGACCCGTCGGGCTTTCCCGCGCCTCCGTGGCGGAGCTTCTCGATGCATTCCCACAGTCACCGGTGGTACGAGTCGGTGACCGTCGGGCAATCTCGCAGTATCAGGCTGTCCTAACCGATGCGGTGAAAGACGGCCGGCTGACCTACGAGGAAGCCGCTGTGCTCACCGACCAGGCACGCCTGACCCGACTAACCGGTACCCAGCTTCGGCAGCTTCACCGGAAGTCCTGGGAAGCAGCGTTTCCCGATCACAGCTCCGACTGGACTGCGTTGTCCGCAACCGCTCGCAAGGAAATGTATCTGCTCGCCGACGCCCTTGGTTTGACCGACCTAGCCGAAGAGCTTCGTCACGTCATTGAGGCCAGCGCCGAGCCACCACCGTCGGCCGAGGCCCGCTATCTTCGGGGTCTGCGCATCGCGATACTCGGTGATCACAGCGAAATCATCGACCTGCGTCGGGAGGCCGAATCCTATGGCGCCAGACTTGCCGTCAACATCACCAAGACCGTCCGGTGGCTGGCCACCTCAACTCCAGAGGCTAACGACTCGCGGCATACCACGGCCCGCACGCTCGGCATCCCTATCATCAGCCTGGCCGAGGCCCGCACACGGCTCACGGAGGCCGTTCGGGAGGCTGAGCTGAAAGCCTTTGAACGACAACGCCAGATCGACGAACAGCTCGCACAGAGCCGACAACGCGAAGCCGAGGCCGACTTGTACTGGCGGCCCACATGGCGGTCGTGGGAACTTGACTATGACCCGCCGCGTCAGCCGTGGAGCGACTGA
- a CDS encoding acyl-CoA dehydrogenase family protein, translated as MDTTLNDEERVIVDTAAAFAGKRLAPYALEWDATHHFPVDVMKEAAELGMAAIYCREDAGGSGLRRLDGVRIFEQLAIADPVIAAYLSIHNMCAWMIDSYGTEDQRKSWVPALASMDAVASYCLTEPGAGSDASALSTRAVRQGGDYVLDGVKQFISGAGVSDVYVVMARTGDDSPRGISTFIVEKGTPGLSFGAAEQKMGWNSQPTAQVVFDGVRVPAEAMLGGPGGEGTGFSIAMNGLNGGRINIAACSMGGGQAAFDKTGSYLADRQAFGKALLDEPTIRFTLADMATALETSRLLLWRAATALDTDAADKVELCAMAKRYVTDACFEVADQALQLHGGYGYLREYGLEKIVRDLRVHRILEGTNEIMRLVIGRAEAARVRSGQ; from the coding sequence ATGGACACGACCTTGAATGACGAAGAACGGGTGATCGTCGACACCGCGGCGGCGTTCGCCGGCAAGCGCCTGGCCCCGTACGCGCTGGAATGGGATGCCACCCATCACTTTCCGGTCGACGTGATGAAGGAGGCCGCCGAGCTGGGGATGGCCGCGATCTACTGTCGCGAGGACGCCGGCGGCTCCGGGTTGCGCCGCCTCGACGGCGTCCGCATCTTCGAACAGCTGGCGATCGCCGATCCGGTGATCGCCGCCTATCTGTCGATCCACAACATGTGCGCCTGGATGATCGACAGCTACGGCACCGAGGATCAGCGCAAATCGTGGGTGCCCGCACTGGCGTCGATGGACGCCGTCGCCAGCTACTGCCTCACCGAGCCGGGCGCGGGCTCGGACGCCAGCGCGCTCAGTACCCGCGCGGTGCGCCAGGGCGGCGACTACGTGCTCGACGGCGTCAAGCAGTTCATCTCCGGCGCCGGCGTCTCCGACGTGTACGTGGTGATGGCCCGAACCGGGGACGACAGTCCTCGCGGGATCTCGACGTTCATCGTCGAAAAAGGAACTCCCGGACTGAGTTTCGGTGCGGCCGAGCAGAAGATGGGATGGAACTCCCAACCGACCGCTCAAGTGGTCTTCGACGGGGTGCGGGTGCCCGCCGAAGCCATGCTGGGCGGCCCCGGCGGGGAGGGCACCGGCTTCTCGATCGCGATGAACGGACTCAACGGCGGCCGGATCAACATTGCGGCCTGTTCAATGGGTGGCGGCCAGGCCGCGTTCGACAAGACCGGCAGCTACCTGGCCGACCGGCAGGCCTTCGGAAAGGCCCTGCTCGACGAACCGACGATCCGGTTCACCCTTGCCGACATGGCCACCGCACTGGAGACCTCACGGCTGCTGCTGTGGCGAGCGGCAACCGCGCTCGACACCGACGCAGCAGACAAGGTGGAGTTGTGCGCGATGGCCAAGCGCTATGTCACCGACGCCTGCTTCGAGGTCGCCGACCAGGCGCTGCAACTGCACGGCGGATACGGATATCTGCGTGAGTACGGTCTGGAGAAAATCGTCCGGGATCTTCGCGTGCACCGCATCCTGGAGGGCACCAACGAGATCATGCGGCTGGTGATCGGCCGTGCCGAGGCGGCCCGCGTCCGGTCCGGCCAGTAA
- a CDS encoding response regulator, whose translation MPVRLVLVDDHEMVIEGLRAMLTAFADRIEVVGQAINAAQAMTVVADTDPDVVLCDVRMRGESGLDLCLALRERDPQRKVVMLSVYDDEQYLFEALRVGASGYLLKSISSDDLVHQIELAHHGETVIDPGLAARAAGTAARLQRNEFWPGARQGLTQRESEILAYMVSGLSNRGIATKLVIGEETVKSHLRSIYRKLGVSDRTGAVATALREGIYR comes from the coding sequence ATGCCCGTGCGCCTGGTCCTGGTCGACGACCACGAGATGGTGATCGAGGGCCTGCGGGCCATGCTCACCGCGTTCGCCGATCGGATCGAAGTGGTCGGGCAGGCCATCAATGCCGCGCAGGCCATGACGGTGGTCGCCGACACCGACCCGGACGTGGTGCTGTGCGACGTGCGGATGCGCGGTGAGAGCGGCCTGGACCTGTGCCTGGCCCTGCGGGAACGCGACCCGCAACGCAAGGTGGTGATGCTCTCGGTCTACGACGACGAGCAGTACCTCTTCGAGGCGCTGCGCGTCGGGGCCAGCGGCTATCTGCTCAAAAGCATCAGCAGTGACGACCTGGTGCATCAGATCGAGTTGGCCCACCACGGCGAGACGGTCATCGACCCCGGACTGGCGGCCCGGGCGGCCGGTACCGCGGCCCGCCTGCAGCGCAACGAGTTCTGGCCCGGCGCCCGGCAAGGGCTGACGCAGCGGGAAAGTGAGATCCTGGCCTACATGGTCAGTGGGCTGTCCAACCGCGGAATCGCCACCAAGCTGGTGATCGGCGAAGAGACGGTCAAGTCGCATCTCCGCTCGATCTACCGCAAGCTCGGGGTGTCCGACCGCACCGGCGCCGTGGCCACCGCGCTGCGCGAGGGGATCTACCGGTGA
- a CDS encoding HAD family hydrolase, with translation MQITTELATWTGPARPFWWDQVHPDAEVYPLQAVIFDLDALADAEGEPRPGLVDLVLSLFAAGIWVAVVGAGPRSWVQSRVRELIGDGMSETVVSADDLTGPAGDAGLYRLALWELGIVAGEALVIAGSEAGARTAAAIGLPVISAGSAGYPADYDGLSAAGCRELQAERVVARFSSRAAG, from the coding sequence ATGCAGATCACAACTGAACTCGCGACATGGACCGGTCCAGCCCGCCCGTTCTGGTGGGACCAGGTACACCCGGATGCCGAGGTGTACCCGCTGCAAGCGGTGATCTTCGATCTGGATGCGCTGGCCGACGCCGAAGGGGAGCCGCGTCCGGGGCTGGTGGATCTGGTGCTGAGCCTGTTCGCGGCCGGTATCTGGGTCGCGGTGGTCGGTGCCGGGCCGCGCAGTTGGGTGCAGTCGCGGGTGCGGGAACTGATCGGCGACGGCATGTCGGAGACCGTTGTCAGCGCCGACGACCTGACCGGGCCGGCCGGTGACGCCGGGCTCTACCGCCTGGCGCTGTGGGAGTTGGGCATCGTCGCCGGAGAGGCGCTGGTGATCGCCGGCTCCGAAGCCGGGGCGCGCACCGCCGCAGCGATCGGCCTGCCGGTGATCAGCGCGGGCTCGGCCGGTTACCCGGCCGACTACGACGGTTTGTCGGCGGCCGGATGCCGTGAGTTGCAGGCCGAGCGGGTGGTCGCCCGGTTCAGCTCCCGCGCGGCGGGCTGA
- a CDS encoding L,D-transpeptidase family protein, whose amino-acid sequence MRRLVVVLCAVLCSMSVKSAPLATAVVEPWFGNAVGNATQVVSVVGVGHSTAKIDVYQRTLAGWEPVAIGIPAHVGSAGITRETKEGEPSTPMGIYTLDSAFGTAPNPGGGLPYVQVGSDHWWDSDSQSPTYNTMQVCKKAQCPFNTAASENLNIPQYRHAVVIGVNKARTPGAGSAYFFHTTDGGPTAGCVAIDDATLVKIIGWLRPGAVMAIAK is encoded by the coding sequence GTGCGTCGACTGGTCGTTGTGCTGTGCGCGGTGTTGTGCTCTATGAGCGTCAAGTCGGCGCCGTTGGCGACGGCGGTCGTCGAACCGTGGTTCGGGAATGCGGTGGGCAACGCCACTCAGGTGGTTTCGGTTGTCGGAGTGGGTCATTCGACGGCCAAGATCGACGTCTATCAGCGGACTCTCGCGGGCTGGGAACCGGTCGCGATCGGGATTCCGGCACACGTCGGTTCGGCGGGCATCACGCGAGAGACCAAGGAAGGCGAGCCGTCGACCCCGATGGGGATTTACACGCTCGACTCGGCGTTCGGCACCGCTCCCAATCCCGGTGGTGGCCTGCCGTATGTGCAGGTCGGATCCGACCACTGGTGGGACAGCGACTCCCAGAGCCCGACCTACAACACCATGCAGGTCTGCAAAAAAGCCCAGTGCCCGTTCAACACGGCGGCCAGCGAGAACCTCAACATCCCGCAGTACCGGCACGCGGTGGTGATCGGTGTCAACAAGGCCCGCACACCCGGTGCCGGCTCCGCCTACTTCTTTCACACCACCGACGGCGGGCCGACCGCGGGCTGCGTGGCGATCGACGACGCCACGCTGGTGAAGATCATCGGCTGGCTGCGGCCGGGCGCCGTGATGGCGATCGCGAAGTAG